From a region of the Paenibacillus sp. R14(2021) genome:
- a CDS encoding carbohydrate ABC transporter permease, whose product MTKVTMRTYSYLFLLPAGIIYFVFYLLPTILSFFFSMTRWTLTKWDFIGFENYATFFSETSLSIGFKNTVIYAIVTCGLKVVFGLLLGAFLTSQVKFKNYLRSVVFFPTLLSTIAVGIAFSTMMHPSQGVMNKALDAIGIIGPDWLGNTKLALLSVASVDVWKGVGVATVIFIAGITAIPQEYYEALKIDGGSNWSAFRHITMPLSRPAMNSVIILAFIGGLRSFDLIWAMTKGGPGFTTDLIASIIYKQYQAGFYGLATAGNVILFICVSVLAFPLYKFLTRSEVDV is encoded by the coding sequence ATGACCAAAGTAACGATGCGGACGTATTCCTACCTGTTCCTGCTGCCGGCCGGAATCATTTATTTCGTCTTCTACCTGCTGCCGACCATCTTGTCCTTCTTCTTCAGCATGACGAGATGGACGCTCACCAAATGGGATTTTATCGGCTTCGAGAACTACGCGACCTTCTTCTCTGAAACATCGCTCAGTATCGGCTTTAAGAATACCGTGATCTATGCGATTGTGACATGCGGGCTGAAGGTTGTATTCGGCCTGCTGCTCGGCGCGTTCCTGACCTCGCAAGTGAAGTTCAAGAACTACTTGCGCTCGGTCGTCTTCTTCCCGACGCTTCTCAGTACGATCGCAGTCGGGATTGCCTTCTCCACCATGATGCATCCCTCCCAAGGTGTCATGAACAAGGCGCTGGATGCCATCGGCATCATCGGGCCGGACTGGCTCGGCAATACGAAGCTCGCGCTGCTGTCCGTCGCCTCGGTTGATGTTTGGAAGGGTGTCGGCGTTGCTACGGTCATCTTCATCGCCGGCATTACGGCCATTCCGCAGGAATATTATGAAGCGCTCAAGATCGACGGCGGCAGCAACTGGTCCGCATTTCGGCACATTACCATGCCGCTCAGCCGACCTGCCATGAACTCGGTCATCATCTTGGCGTTTATTGGCGGTTTACGCTCGTTCGATCTCATTTGGGCCATGACCAAGGGGGGGCCGGGCTTCACGACCGACCTGATCGCCTCGATCATATACAAGCAGTATCAAGCCGGCTTCTACGGTCTCGCAACCGCAGGCAACGTCATCCTCTTCATCTGCGTGTCTGTGCTGGCGTTCCCGCTGTATAAGTTTCTGACCAGAAGCGAGGTGGATGTATGA
- a CDS encoding carbohydrate ABC transporter permease, which produces MGRGGRQLALGVVALFISTMIFWIPFYFVIINSLKNQTQSADLSMAWPTSFHFFENYKAVLSASEHMLVRAFLNSALLTILSIGILVLVAAMAGFVLQRREGGRASSLINFLVLAGLMIPPAIVPTIWVLDGIHLFKTLTGITLVEVSLHFPFAAILYKAFVASLPREIDESAMIDGCGGGRLFFGIIFPLLKPVTSTIIVLTSINVFNDFVNPLYFFPGSANATVQLTLYNFMSRFTTSWNLLFADIVLISIPMLVLFIFFNKKIVAGMTAGAVKG; this is translated from the coding sequence ATGGGCAGAGGCGGCCGGCAGCTCGCGCTCGGCGTGGTTGCGCTCTTCATCAGCACCATGATTTTCTGGATTCCGTTCTACTTCGTCATTATCAATTCGCTCAAGAACCAGACGCAATCAGCCGACCTGTCCATGGCATGGCCAACCAGCTTCCATTTCTTCGAGAACTATAAAGCCGTTTTGTCTGCGTCCGAGCATATGCTTGTGCGCGCCTTCCTAAACAGCGCGCTGCTGACCATACTCTCGATTGGCATCCTCGTCCTTGTCGCCGCGATGGCGGGCTTCGTCCTGCAGCGCAGGGAAGGTGGGCGCGCCTCCTCCTTGATCAATTTCTTGGTGCTCGCCGGACTGATGATTCCGCCCGCTATCGTCCCTACAATCTGGGTACTGGACGGCATTCACCTGTTTAAGACGCTGACCGGCATTACGCTTGTCGAGGTGTCCTTGCATTTCCCGTTCGCCGCGATTCTGTATAAAGCTTTCGTTGCATCGCTTCCGCGTGAAATCGATGAGAGCGCAATGATTGATGGCTGCGGCGGCGGTCGGCTCTTCTTCGGTATCATTTTCCCGCTGCTTAAGCCGGTGACTTCGACGATCATCGTCCTTACCTCGATCAACGTGTTCAATGACTTCGTCAACCCGCTTTACTTCTTCCCAGGCTCGGCAAACGCGACAGTGCAGCTGACGCTGTACAACTTCATGAGCCGGTTCACGACCTCATGGAACCTGCTGTTCGCAGACATCGTGCTAATCTCAATTCCGATGCTGGTCCTGTTCATTTTCTTCAATAAGAAGATTGTGGCAGGCATGACGGCAGGTGCGGTCAAAGGTTGA
- a CDS encoding DNA topology modulation protein, with protein MNRIIVIGSAGSGKSTLSQRLGEALSLPVVHLDRYYWKPNWLATPSEEWDEFLEEVASRERWIMDGNYTRTLGIRLHAANAVVFLDMPRILCIYRIIKRRIQYHGKTRPDLNEDCPEKLDWAFISWVWNYKKSSRPRIVEMLERVKEGKQVVILKTRNEVKEFIARLEKNGRS; from the coding sequence ATGAATCGAATCATTGTAATCGGATCTGCCGGTTCAGGCAAGTCTACCTTATCACAAAGATTAGGCGAGGCGCTCTCGTTACCAGTCGTTCACTTGGACCGATATTATTGGAAGCCCAATTGGCTGGCAACCCCGAGCGAAGAGTGGGATGAATTCCTAGAAGAAGTTGCAAGTAGAGAGCGATGGATTATGGACGGGAATTATACGAGGACATTAGGTATTCGATTGCATGCTGCCAATGCGGTCGTGTTTCTAGATATGCCAAGAATTTTGTGTATTTATCGGATTATCAAAAGAAGAATACAATATCATGGTAAAACAAGACCGGATTTAAATGAGGATTGCCCTGAGAAACTAGATTGGGCTTTTATTAGCTGGGTATGGAATTATAAGAAAAGCAGCAGACCAAGAATTGTTGAAATGCTTGAACGAGTGAAGGAAGGTAAACAGGTTGTAATATTAAAGACAAGGAACGAGGTAAAGGAATTTATAGCACGATTAGAGAAGAATGGAAGATCCTAA
- a CDS encoding histidine phosphatase family protein, which translates to MIYVVRHGETDLNKQGRLQGRQGIELNTRGIEQAEALRMQLSSITFSHIYSSPQVRAIQTAEIITGKRAAIDPRLDVFDLGEADRLRRDEVKWKGLVPDPEIYKGVEDINGFVIRVFDFMKELESNSGARDVHILIAGHRCTTGCIGAYFEGMPDNGNILKFSSNNGEYKSYTCKPIEEV; encoded by the coding sequence ATGATTTATGTCGTTAGACATGGAGAAACAGATTTAAACAAGCAAGGAAGACTTCAAGGAAGACAAGGCATTGAGCTAAATACCCGAGGTATCGAGCAGGCGGAAGCACTCCGAATGCAGCTGAGTTCTATTACATTCAGTCATATCTATTCATCTCCGCAAGTAAGGGCTATTCAGACTGCAGAAATCATAACAGGAAAGAGAGCTGCCATCGATCCAAGACTTGATGTTTTTGATCTGGGGGAGGCTGATCGATTACGCCGAGATGAAGTGAAATGGAAAGGGCTTGTTCCAGACCCGGAAATATATAAAGGTGTTGAAGATATAAATGGCTTCGTTATACGGGTGTTTGATTTCATGAAAGAGCTTGAAAGTAACTCGGGAGCAAGAGATGTACATATATTAATAGCGGGGCATCGGTGCACGACGGGATGCATTGGGGCTTACTTTGAAGGGATGCCAGACAATGGTAATATACTCAAGTTCTCTTCAAATAACGGCGAATATAAGAGCTATACATGTAAACCAATAGAAGAAGTTTAG
- a CDS encoding cysteine-rich CWC family protein, with translation MSDTEEANKVERRNERMRKDAKPSAVDPALCPICGKDNRCGNLKGMPQGTCWCFSTTFSEEIFNLIPDDRRGLACICQACVEESREKQKR, from the coding sequence TTGAGCGATACAGAGGAAGCGAACAAAGTTGAGCGTAGGAACGAGCGAATGCGGAAAGATGCCAAACCATCCGCAGTCGATCCCGCGCTTTGCCCGATCTGCGGAAAAGACAACCGCTGCGGGAATCTAAAGGGGATGCCGCAGGGGACTTGCTGGTGCTTCAGCACGACGTTTTCTGAGGAAATCTTCAACCTCATTCCAGATGATCGCCGCGGACTCGCGTGCATCTGTCAAGCATGCGTAGAAGAATCTCGCGAGAAGCAAAAGCGATAA
- a CDS encoding nuclear transport factor 2 family protein — MIQLPESVHAYFNAANDEQPDIFIAAFDVNAQVVDDNRAYKGLEAIDNWSKSDVFGPHVRFEMTDTSEHDGTYVVIASIDGDFDKTNLPDPFLLKHTFKLEGGLIKQLHISLP, encoded by the coding sequence ATGATTCAATTGCCGGAATCCGTCCATGCTTACTTTAACGCCGCGAATGATGAACAGCCCGACATCTTTATCGCCGCGTTCGACGTTAATGCACAAGTCGTTGACGATAACAGAGCGTACAAAGGGCTGGAAGCCATCGACAATTGGAGCAAATCCGATGTGTTTGGCCCTCATGTTCGTTTTGAAATGACCGATACGTCAGAGCATGACGGGACTTACGTCGTCATCGCTTCGATTGACGGTGACTTCGATAAGACGAATCTTCCCGATCCGTTCTTATTGAAGCATACCTTTAAGCTCGAAGGCGGATTGATAAAACAGCTGCATATTTCTCTTCCTTAA
- a CDS encoding SDR family oxidoreductase, whose product MNFAAYEHEFQGKRALITGGTKGMGYAIVMRLAAAGATVLTTARTIPADFDIPGVHFIQADVTKPEGTTLIVEAVKEKLGGIDILINTVGGASTPPGGALALTEEDWIGTLNLNLLGSVRLDRNLLPLMVEQGKGAIIHVSSIQRKLPLYETTLAYAATKAALTNYSKGLSNEFSPKGIRINTIAPGFIQTEAADRMIDRIATVAGSREAALQELMDSLGGIPIGRPGLPEEVAELAAFLVSDRAATITGSEYVIDGGTIPTV is encoded by the coding sequence ATGAATTTCGCTGCTTATGAGCATGAATTTCAAGGGAAACGCGCATTAATAACCGGAGGAACCAAGGGAATGGGGTACGCCATTGTGATGCGGCTGGCTGCAGCCGGCGCCACGGTGTTGACGACTGCGCGGACGATTCCGGCGGATTTTGATATCCCGGGGGTTCATTTCATTCAAGCCGATGTTACGAAGCCGGAAGGTACTACGCTGATTGTAGAAGCTGTGAAAGAGAAGCTGGGCGGCATTGATATCCTCATTAATACGGTAGGCGGTGCTTCCACTCCTCCAGGGGGCGCACTTGCCTTAACCGAAGAAGACTGGATCGGAACCTTGAACTTGAATTTGCTTGGCTCCGTCCGCTTGGACAGAAACTTGCTCCCGCTTATGGTCGAGCAAGGGAAGGGCGCGATTATTCACGTAAGCTCCATTCAGAGGAAGCTCCCGCTGTACGAGACGACCTTGGCCTATGCTGCAACGAAAGCAGCCCTTACCAATTACAGCAAGGGCTTATCCAACGAGTTTTCTCCGAAAGGCATTCGGATTAATACCATCGCGCCTGGATTTATTCAGACAGAAGCGGCAGATCGGATGATCGACCGAATCGCAACTGTTGCGGGAAGCCGCGAAGCCGCGCTTCAAGAACTGATGGACTCCCTTGGCGGTATCCCGATCGGTCGTCCGGGGCTGCCTGAGGAAGTCGCCGAGCTCGCTGCCTTCTTGGTTTCTGACCGTGCTGCCACCATTACGGGAAGTGAATATGTCATTGACGGCGGTACGATCCCTACGGTCTAA
- a CDS encoding LysR family transcriptional regulator, with translation MELTQLEYFLEVAKTEHLTKSAEALSVTQPALSHSISKLEAELGVPLFERKGRSLQINRYGKMFARRVEKILQEVERGKQEIEECSNPESGTIHLSYLNILGVELIPHLIREYQKANPAITFRLSQGDKGTILDQVEDGFSDLLITSERPVNDTYEWVPIRTYPLYLIVSSEHAFADMETISLKEIAGEPFVSLKQNCSLRDSILTRFHHINFTLSSTYDAEDLQTVAGFVAAGLGVSVLPKSAGLNLEGLRWIPIQEEEWVWEIGLHLKKDRFLSPATDRFVHFMKEEASAYSS, from the coding sequence ATGGAACTTACTCAATTAGAATACTTCCTGGAAGTTGCAAAGACCGAGCATCTGACTAAATCAGCAGAGGCTCTATCTGTCACGCAGCCTGCGCTTAGCCATTCCATTTCGAAGCTTGAAGCTGAGCTCGGGGTACCGTTATTTGAACGGAAGGGAAGAAGCCTGCAAATTAATCGCTACGGAAAGATGTTTGCTCGGCGTGTGGAGAAGATATTGCAGGAAGTGGAACGGGGAAAACAGGAAATTGAAGAATGCTCGAACCCGGAATCGGGAACAATCCACCTTTCTTATTTGAATATATTGGGCGTGGAACTGATTCCCCATCTCATTCGTGAATACCAGAAAGCGAATCCCGCAATAACCTTCCGGTTATCTCAAGGGGACAAGGGAACGATCCTGGATCAGGTCGAGGACGGCTTCTCGGATCTGTTGATCACCTCAGAAAGACCCGTAAACGACACCTATGAATGGGTGCCAATTCGGACGTACCCCCTGTACTTAATCGTCTCCTCCGAACACGCGTTTGCGGATATGGAAACGATCAGTCTGAAGGAAATTGCCGGCGAACCGTTTGTCAGCCTGAAACAGAACTGTTCGTTACGCGACTCGATTCTGACCCGCTTTCATCATATCAATTTCACGCTGTCATCCACTTATGATGCCGAGGATCTCCAGACGGTGGCCGGATTCGTAGCCGCTGGACTCGGCGTATCCGTATTGCCCAAATCAGCCGGCTTGAACCTCGAAGGGCTGCGATGGATTCCGATTCAAGAGGAGGAATGGGTTTGGGAAATCGGCTTGCATCTCAAGAAGGACCGATTTCTATCCCCGGCAACCGACCGATTCGTTCATTTTATGAAGGAGGAAGCGTCGGCCTATTCAAGCTGA
- a CDS encoding Rrf2 family transcriptional regulator — protein MSTVNRGINIGPPWFKIAVHSVVWLAKSGGIVSSAMIASQVDSHATFMRRVMQTLSVAGIVESRGGREGGYMLRRPAEQITLGDIYAAVNQCSPEQEQSVEDCDEAGELLDLELEKILAEAEQQTIDFLRRYTLTQVMNRVDYFVN, from the coding sequence ATGAGCACAGTGAATCGAGGCATTAATATCGGTCCTCCTTGGTTTAAAATTGCCGTTCATTCGGTTGTCTGGTTAGCAAAAAGCGGAGGGATCGTATCAAGCGCTATGATCGCGAGTCAGGTTGATTCCCACGCAACGTTCATGCGCCGCGTCATGCAAACTTTATCGGTCGCAGGGATTGTGGAATCCAGGGGAGGTCGCGAAGGCGGATATATGCTGCGCAGACCCGCTGAACAAATTACGTTAGGGGATATTTACGCTGCCGTTAATCAATGTTCACCAGAACAAGAGCAAAGCGTAGAAGATTGTGATGAAGCAGGCGAGCTGCTCGATCTGGAACTGGAAAAAATCCTAGCAGAAGCTGAGCAGCAAACGATCGATTTCCTGCGTCGGTATACGTTGACTCAGGTCATGAACCGGGTCGATTACTTCGTCAATTAA
- a CDS encoding DoxX family protein, translating into MTILTIVLQSVLALMFLMASSGKISGAKVQVEGFKRWGLPQWFRVVTGLIELVGAGALIVGYWDASWIALGAVIIGITGIGGIITHIRANDSMKETFMIVLLTIIAIVLYALHASALSDFPGFN; encoded by the coding sequence ATGACTATATTAACCATCGTATTACAAAGCGTGTTGGCCCTGATGTTCCTCATGGCTAGCTCTGGAAAAATCTCGGGTGCCAAAGTACAAGTTGAAGGCTTCAAACGCTGGGGACTGCCGCAATGGTTCCGAGTTGTAACGGGACTGATTGAACTCGTCGGAGCCGGAGCTTTAATCGTTGGCTATTGGGATGCGAGCTGGATTGCTCTAGGAGCCGTCATTATCGGTATTACAGGAATCGGCGGCATTATCACGCATATTCGGGCTAACGATTCGATGAAAGAGACATTTATGATTGTTCTTCTGACGATTATCGCAATCGTATTGTATGCTCTTCACGCATCCGCTTTATCCGATTTCCCGGGCTTTAACTAA
- a CDS encoding SDR family NAD(P)-dependent oxidoreductase, translating into MGILDNKIVLITGTGGGQGRVAALTFAREGAIVIGSDIKVDGNNETVEMVRRAGGTMTGFAPVDLTDPEQARKLVEDAVAAYGGLDIVYNNAAMQYFGPMPDFSIDHWRATIAGELDIPFFVSKYAWPHLVQRGGGVIINVASLAGMVAGETPPMVAHSAANAGVIGMTRQFALEGARHGIRAVAISPGPILTPASDRDLGDNQAARDAITSKTLLKRFGQPEEVVELAAFLASDRASYITGANYAVDGGASAW; encoded by the coding sequence ATGGGAATTCTAGATAATAAAATCGTGCTCATTACGGGTACCGGAGGCGGACAAGGCCGCGTTGCTGCACTGACCTTTGCAAGAGAAGGCGCAATTGTTATTGGATCCGATATTAAGGTTGATGGCAACAACGAGACGGTTGAGATGGTACGCAGAGCAGGCGGTACAATGACAGGCTTCGCTCCTGTCGATCTCACTGACCCTGAACAGGCTCGGAAGCTTGTAGAGGATGCCGTCGCTGCTTATGGCGGACTCGACATCGTCTACAATAACGCGGCTATGCAGTATTTCGGCCCGATGCCGGATTTCTCTATCGATCATTGGCGGGCTACGATTGCCGGCGAACTTGATATTCCATTTTTCGTATCGAAATACGCTTGGCCGCACTTGGTACAGCGCGGGGGCGGTGTCATCATCAATGTCGCGTCACTGGCAGGTATGGTCGCAGGAGAGACCCCTCCGATGGTTGCGCACAGCGCAGCAAACGCGGGCGTTATCGGCATGACGCGGCAATTCGCGCTTGAAGGCGCGCGCCATGGAATCCGTGCGGTAGCGATCAGTCCTGGACCGATCCTGACACCGGCAAGCGACCGCGACCTCGGCGACAACCAAGCGGCCCGGGACGCGATAACCAGCAAGACGCTTCTTAAGCGGTTCGGTCAACCCGAGGAAGTCGTGGAGCTTGCAGCTTTCCTCGCTTCTGATCGGGCGTCTTACATCACAGGCGCCAATTACGCAGTTGACGGCGGAGCTTCCGCTTGGTAA
- a CDS encoding LLM class flavin-dependent oxidoreductase translates to MEIGVDSFIETTPDVQTGKTISHAERIREVVEEIALADQVGLDIFGVGEHHRKEFGDSATTIVLAAGAALTKKIRLTSSVTVLSAADPVRVFQEFATLDGISNGRAEMIVGRGSMVDAFPLFGYDLNDYDELFEEKLELLLKLRESEIVTWKGGHRPAFTNLGVYPRPVQTPIPVWIGSGGNQASAVRAGVLGLPLVLAIIGGSPLQFAPIVKLYKKAAARAGHDESKLKVAVHSLGFVAETNSLAVDRYFPPTQASFNLFGKERGWGEYTRSYFDASRNLEGSLYVGDPETVANKILFMREHLGFSRFFLHLPVGTMPHHEVLKAIELLGTEVAPRVREAVAAK, encoded by the coding sequence GTGGAAATCGGTGTAGATTCATTTATCGAAACAACGCCTGATGTGCAAACAGGCAAGACGATCAGTCATGCGGAACGTATACGTGAGGTCGTAGAGGAAATCGCCCTTGCCGATCAGGTCGGGCTCGATATATTCGGAGTTGGTGAGCATCATCGCAAGGAATTCGGGGATTCAGCGACCACCATTGTGCTGGCGGCGGGAGCGGCATTGACCAAAAAAATACGTTTAACGAGTTCAGTAACGGTGCTTTCGGCTGCTGATCCTGTACGCGTGTTTCAGGAATTTGCTACGCTAGACGGGATTTCAAATGGGCGTGCGGAGATGATCGTGGGCCGTGGCTCCATGGTCGACGCGTTCCCGTTGTTTGGCTATGATTTGAATGACTACGACGAGCTATTCGAAGAGAAGCTTGAACTGCTCTTGAAATTAAGAGAATCCGAGATCGTAACCTGGAAAGGCGGCCATCGACCGGCCTTTACGAATCTCGGCGTATATCCGCGTCCGGTTCAGACTCCCATACCTGTCTGGATCGGCAGCGGGGGAAATCAAGCTTCGGCGGTTCGCGCCGGCGTACTGGGATTGCCCCTTGTTTTGGCGATTATCGGAGGGAGTCCGCTGCAGTTCGCTCCGATCGTGAAGCTTTATAAGAAAGCCGCGGCCCGTGCAGGTCATGATGAATCCAAACTTAAAGTAGCTGTACATTCACTGGGATTTGTTGCGGAGACGAATTCGCTTGCAGTCGACAGGTATTTCCCGCCTACTCAGGCATCGTTTAATTTATTCGGCAAAGAGCGCGGTTGGGGAGAATATACCCGTTCGTACTTTGATGCTTCACGGAACTTAGAAGGCTCACTCTACGTAGGCGATCCCGAAACGGTAGCCAACAAAATTTTGTTCATGCGCGAACATCTAGGCTTCTCGCGGTTCTTCCTGCATTTACCTGTAGGCACTATGCCGCATCATGAAGTGCTGAAAGCTATCGAGCTATTGGGAACCGAAGTCGCACCGCGCGTTCGAGAAGCGGTGGCTGCGAAATAA